Proteins encoded in a region of the Pirellulaceae bacterium genome:
- a CDS encoding DUF1598 domain-containing protein, which produces MVRFRNPALFRFAVMLFLALLLASPAPGQLGPDGLPPADDGGNDDGDGGNADGDGDEQDGDNVNIIGGRIPGAGVIIDPQGVLSVKRIDPTGRLDRRRRQQAAAALDPDLARPSDLRKVSLNRLEQSISELLAAGQQPTDDMLYLAGLTEIQYVFYYPETRDIVIAGPAEGFMLDDMARPRGIISGRASLQLEDLIVALRTYGPNSKPVRSVGVSIDPTKEGLTKMQEFLAQFGRRAVPADTRRIVDGLKSSLGNQVVSVRGVPATTHFANVLVEADYRMKLIGIGLEQPPVKISSYVRRASPSKISRNALQRWFFIPDYESVRVSDDGLAIALEGDRVKLVGADELVRTDGTRVKSRSGDRASQMFVQSFTARYPELARKAPVYAQMRNLIDMLIAAAYIQEQDFYGQADWSMEVFGDESQMPVEIYTAAKEVDTAINAIWKGNTLMTPIGGGVHINARKAISSQQIQADTEGAVSDQREKVALDQLKDGQWWWD; this is translated from the coding sequence ATGGTTCGGTTTCGGAATCCCGCACTTTTTCGCTTCGCGGTGATGCTTTTCCTTGCACTGTTGCTAGCGAGTCCCGCTCCGGGGCAACTCGGGCCTGACGGTCTTCCCCCCGCAGACGACGGTGGCAACGACGATGGCGATGGGGGCAACGCGGACGGCGACGGCGACGAGCAAGATGGAGACAATGTCAATATTATTGGGGGGCGTATCCCCGGTGCAGGTGTCATCATCGATCCCCAGGGCGTGCTAAGCGTCAAACGCATCGATCCAACCGGTCGCCTCGATCGACGAAGACGCCAACAAGCGGCAGCCGCACTGGACCCCGATCTGGCTCGCCCAAGTGACCTGCGAAAAGTTTCACTGAATCGACTCGAGCAGTCGATCTCCGAACTGCTGGCCGCCGGCCAGCAGCCAACCGACGACATGTTGTATCTGGCTGGTCTAACGGAAATCCAATATGTGTTCTACTATCCCGAGACGCGAGACATTGTGATCGCAGGGCCAGCAGAAGGCTTCATGCTGGACGACATGGCCCGTCCTCGTGGAATCATTTCCGGTCGTGCATCCTTGCAACTGGAAGACTTAATCGTCGCTCTTCGAACTTATGGCCCCAACAGCAAACCGGTTCGCTCCGTAGGGGTTTCGATCGACCCGACCAAGGAGGGCCTGACGAAGATGCAGGAGTTCCTCGCGCAGTTCGGTCGTCGAGCCGTCCCCGCAGATACTCGCCGAATCGTCGATGGCCTGAAATCAAGCCTGGGTAACCAAGTGGTGTCGGTCAGAGGCGTACCAGCAACCACTCACTTTGCCAATGTGTTGGTCGAAGCCGATTATCGCATGAAGCTGATCGGCATCGGTCTAGAGCAACCGCCGGTGAAAATTTCAAGTTACGTGCGTCGTGCCAGCCCAAGTAAAATCTCCCGCAACGCGCTTCAACGCTGGTTCTTCATCCCGGATTACGAGTCAGTTCGCGTTAGTGATGACGGTCTCGCGATCGCCTTGGAAGGGGATCGCGTCAAACTCGTGGGTGCTGACGAACTCGTACGAACAGACGGCACGCGCGTCAAGTCACGCAGCGGTGATCGAGCGAGCCAAATGTTCGTTCAATCATTCACAGCTCGTTATCCCGAATTGGCTCGGAAGGCTCCCGTCTACGCTCAGATGAGAAACTTGATCGACATGCTGATCGCAGCCGCCTACATTCAAGAGCAGGACTTCTATGGACAAGCTGATTGGTCGATGGAGGTCTTTGGTGACGAAAGCCAGATGCCCGTTGAAATCTACACAGCGGCCAAAGAAGTCGATACGGCGATCAACGCTATTTGGAAAGGAAACACGTTGATGACTCCGATCGGTGGTGGCGTGCACATCAACGCACGCAAGGCGATTTCGTCGCAACAGATCCAAGCGGATACCGAAGGCGCAGTGTCTGATCAACGAGAAAAAGTTGCCCTCGATCAACTCAAAGACGGGCAATGGTGGTGGGACTAA
- a CDS encoding penicillin acylase family protein, translated as MGRAKPNRTRSIVKLKDARRQIVVERDANGVPHICGDGWLDVLYGLGYLHAIDRGTQILFSRVVARGTAAERIADKPELVETDRLFRCIGLDLQLRQEVVDLDDHIREQIENYCQGVTDGIQATGRSLPMWATGFQPQPWDAEAVLLVGKLLSFGGLAISQMQNERLLIELIHAGANEESLKELFSPRLDGVDLDLLRQVHMSNQLSDNALDLLTDLPRLAGSNAWAVSPDRSASGHALLASDPHLEINRLPAIWYEAVLKWGSSYVMGATLPGCPLFAVARTEKLSWGVTYMKGDTIDYFIEDCRKTDESWQYRRADEWHDFKVRRESIARKGAAAVDVEFLSNDQGTIESDPNEHGPGYYLSFNWTGNFGGGGDAIAAWLKIVASENTAHAMEIARACPQPTLCFVFADADGHIGMQGCGRFPKRHKPDQGLLPLPAWDEENHWNGFLSSALLPRVYDPPEGFVATANEEQNPLNGPLLVTQFLPDYRKRRIDERLMDLPKATLHDMRSLQYDLVSLQARDLLAIFLPHMPDGEIKQRLESWDCSYEAESHEASLFQRLYVNIIMNVYGQEESMGWRRALYICTRAGYSTMVLSAIDRQLKSKHSAWWRRCEPGVVIRQAVQQLDKSFDIPWRERNNFQFVNRFFGSGRVGRMFESKRLPMPGCHATLFQGHVLQTATNEQTFAPSYHFVTDMGENEAWTNLPGGPSESPFSRFYRSDVQRWLDGDYKRLSPFDDDAPSGA; from the coding sequence ATGGGGCGGGCGAAACCGAATCGAACTCGATCGATCGTCAAATTAAAAGACGCTAGACGCCAGATTGTTGTTGAACGAGACGCGAATGGTGTGCCGCACATTTGTGGCGATGGATGGCTCGATGTGTTGTATGGGTTGGGATATCTCCATGCGATCGACCGAGGGACCCAAATTCTATTCTCCCGCGTCGTCGCGCGTGGGACTGCCGCGGAGCGGATTGCCGACAAGCCCGAACTTGTTGAGACGGATCGGCTCTTTCGTTGCATTGGTCTTGATCTGCAATTGAGACAAGAAGTCGTTGATCTGGATGACCATATCCGTGAGCAAATTGAGAATTATTGCCAAGGAGTCACTGACGGTATCCAGGCAACGGGCCGATCTTTGCCAATGTGGGCGACCGGGTTCCAGCCTCAACCTTGGGATGCCGAAGCTGTGCTGCTGGTTGGTAAGTTGTTGAGTTTTGGTGGGTTGGCGATCAGCCAAATGCAGAATGAACGCTTGCTGATTGAGTTGATCCATGCGGGTGCGAACGAGGAATCGCTCAAAGAATTGTTTTCGCCACGGTTGGACGGAGTCGATTTGGATCTGCTCAGACAGGTTCATATGTCGAATCAATTGTCTGATAACGCACTTGATTTACTCACTGATTTGCCGCGGTTAGCAGGCAGTAATGCTTGGGCGGTGAGTCCCGATCGGAGTGCCAGCGGTCACGCCTTATTGGCTTCTGATCCGCACTTGGAAATTAATCGTTTGCCCGCAATTTGGTATGAGGCCGTCTTGAAGTGGGGTAGCAGTTATGTGATGGGTGCGACGCTACCCGGCTGTCCGTTATTTGCGGTGGCGCGTACCGAGAAGCTGAGTTGGGGTGTGACCTATATGAAGGGTGACACGATCGACTACTTTATCGAGGATTGCCGGAAAACGGATGAAAGTTGGCAGTATCGTCGAGCGGATGAGTGGCATGATTTCAAGGTTCGTCGAGAATCGATTGCGCGAAAAGGCGCGGCAGCAGTCGATGTTGAATTCTTGAGCAATGATCAAGGCACGATTGAAAGCGATCCCAATGAGCACGGACCGGGTTACTACCTGTCATTCAATTGGACAGGTAACTTTGGTGGAGGTGGGGATGCGATTGCCGCCTGGTTGAAAATTGTCGCTTCCGAAAATACAGCCCATGCGATGGAGATTGCCCGGGCCTGCCCGCAGCCTACTTTGTGTTTTGTGTTTGCCGACGCGGATGGCCACATCGGAATGCAGGGGTGTGGGCGATTTCCCAAACGTCACAAGCCGGATCAGGGGCTGCTCCCTTTGCCTGCTTGGGATGAAGAGAATCATTGGAACGGCTTTTTGTCGAGCGCCCTGTTGCCTCGCGTCTACGATCCTCCTGAAGGATTCGTGGCTACGGCGAATGAGGAGCAAAACCCGTTGAATGGGCCGTTGCTGGTGACCCAGTTCTTGCCCGATTATCGCAAGCGGCGGATCGATGAACGGTTGATGGATTTACCTAAGGCGACACTGCATGACATGCGCAGCTTGCAGTACGACCTGGTTAGCCTTCAGGCGCGCGACTTGTTGGCTATCTTTCTGCCCCATATGCCGGATGGCGAAATCAAGCAACGATTAGAGAGTTGGGACTGCAGCTATGAGGCGGAAAGCCATGAGGCCTCGCTTTTTCAGCGTTTGTACGTGAATATCATCATGAACGTTTATGGTCAGGAAGAAAGTATGGGCTGGCGACGCGCGCTTTATATCTGCACGCGGGCCGGATACTCGACCATGGTGCTATCCGCGATCGATCGGCAGTTGAAAAGTAAGCATTCGGCTTGGTGGCGTCGTTGTGAGCCGGGTGTTGTCATTCGACAAGCTGTACAGCAACTTGACAAATCGTTCGATATTCCCTGGCGAGAGCGGAATAACTTTCAATTCGTCAACCGCTTCTTTGGCTCCGGACGCGTGGGGCGGATGTTTGAGTCCAAACGGTTACCGATGCCCGGATGCCACGCGACTCTTTTTCAGGGGCACGTCTTGCAGACCGCAACGAACGAGCAGACATTTGCTCCGTCGTACCATTTTGTAACCGATATGGGTGAGAACGAGGCCTGGACGAATCTTCCCGGCGGTCCCAGTGAAAGCCCCTTTTCGCGTTTCTATCGATCCGATGTACAACGCTGGCTCGATGGCGATTACAAGCGGCTTTCGCCCTTTGATGACGACGCACCATCCGGCGCATAA
- a CDS encoding response regulator: protein MVCNDALLQPPLAESERQCGRILIVDDDRDQAFVLATALTRLGFQAAVAHDLAVATQKIQDRLPELIILDIRLPDGNGLEFCAKLGDDPKTFATPVVILSGMESPDIVRRARTAGCRYFLRKPYDPNSLLLIVENVLADGESGA from the coding sequence ATGGTTTGTAACGATGCCTTACTTCAGCCACCGCTGGCTGAATCGGAACGCCAATGCGGTCGTATTTTGATCGTTGACGATGATCGCGATCAGGCTTTTGTCCTTGCGACAGCCTTGACTCGTCTGGGGTTCCAAGCTGCTGTGGCCCACGATCTGGCGGTCGCAACGCAAAAAATCCAGGATCGCTTACCCGAGCTCATTATTCTCGATATTCGCCTGCCAGATGGAAATGGACTGGAATTCTGTGCAAAGCTAGGAGATGATCCCAAAACGTTCGCTACGCCGGTGGTGATCTTGAGTGGGATGGAAAGCCCGGATATTGTGCGGCGGGCTCGGACGGCCGGTTGCCGCTATTTTCTGCGTAAGCCCTACGACCCGAACTCGCTGCTGTTAATCGTGGAGAACGTTCTAGCGGACGGCGAATCAGGGGCCTGA
- a CDS encoding NAD(P)-dependent oxidoreductase: MKSIEAGQTKIGWIGTGVMGVSMCGHLIDHGFETTVFNRTRDKAQPLLDKGATWADSALEIAKQSDVIFTIVGFPSDVRETILGERGALAGCDAGNILVDMTTSEPSLAIEIAERAQQQGVFSVDAPVSGGDVGAREARLSIMIGGVDEAVEALTPCFTAMGQTLVHQGGPGAGQHTKMVNQTLIASNMVGLCEALLYAHQAGLDLTTVLASVASGAAGSWSLSNLGPRIIDHNFDPGFFVEHFIKDMGIALDEAKRMNLALPGLSLAHQLYVALKAQGHGSDGTQALQLALARLSGVDW; encoded by the coding sequence ATGAAATCGATTGAAGCAGGGCAAACGAAGATCGGTTGGATCGGAACAGGGGTGATGGGCGTCAGTATGTGCGGCCATCTGATCGACCACGGTTTTGAAACAACCGTCTTTAATCGCACACGTGACAAGGCACAGCCACTGCTGGACAAAGGCGCGACTTGGGCCGATTCAGCCTTGGAGATCGCAAAACAAAGCGACGTGATCTTCACGATTGTTGGTTTTCCGTCTGATGTTAGAGAGACGATTTTGGGTGAGCGGGGCGCCTTGGCGGGTTGCGATGCGGGCAATATTCTCGTGGATATGACAACCAGTGAACCGAGTCTTGCAATTGAAATTGCCGAGCGAGCTCAGCAACAGGGAGTGTTCAGTGTGGATGCGCCTGTGTCGGGTGGGGACGTTGGGGCACGGGAGGCACGTCTGTCGATAATGATTGGTGGTGTTGATGAGGCCGTCGAAGCGCTGACTCCATGTTTTACCGCGATGGGACAAACGCTTGTTCACCAAGGTGGGCCGGGTGCTGGTCAGCATACAAAAATGGTCAATCAGACACTGATTGCTTCCAATATGGTTGGTCTTTGCGAAGCGTTGCTTTACGCCCATCAGGCTGGCTTGGATTTGACGACGGTTTTAGCGTCGGTCGCTTCGGGTGCAGCGGGCAGTTGGTCCTTGTCGAATCTTGGTCCGCGGATCATCGATCACAACTTCGATCCAGGTTTTTTTGTCGAGCATTTTATCAAGGACATGGGGATCGCGCTGGATGAAGCAAAGCGGATGAACCTGGCACTACCCGGCTTGTCGCTTGCCCATCAGTTGTATGTCGCCCTCAAGGCTCAAGGGCACGGTTCTGATGGAACTCAGGCGCTTCAGTTGGCACTGGCCCGGTTATCTGGGGTCGATTGGTGA
- the floA gene encoding flotillin-like protein FloA (flotillin-like protein involved in membrane lipid rafts): MLVAQLTSTNIAVIVVAIGVFVFGLILLYIFISYFWLWVQSVTTGASIGILDLLGMRFRRVVPSVIVRSKVMSVQAGLDESTGITSKALEAHYLAGGNVPLVIRALIAANKAKTIKLTFLEATAIDLAGRNVLEAVQTSVYPKVIDCPAKGSARPTLDAVAKDGIQLKVRARVTVRANLQRLIGGATEETIIARVGEGIVSAIGSAGGHDNVLENPDMISKAVLGRRLDAQTAFEIVSIDIADIDVGDNIGARLQADQAEADTRVARARAEGRRAMAAAAEQEQIAGIEESRAKLVEAEAEVPVAMAESFRSGRLGILDYYKLRNVQADTEMRSSIAGAGSMQRPSGNTN; this comes from the coding sequence ATGTTGGTCGCTCAACTGACCTCTACAAATATCGCCGTCATTGTGGTTGCAATCGGGGTATTTGTATTCGGTCTGATATTGCTCTACATCTTCATCTCCTATTTTTGGTTGTGGGTCCAATCCGTTACGACCGGGGCAAGCATTGGGATTTTAGATCTGTTGGGGATGCGCTTCCGCCGGGTCGTTCCGTCTGTGATTGTGCGTAGCAAGGTCATGTCCGTTCAAGCGGGTCTGGACGAGTCGACAGGAATCACGAGCAAAGCTTTGGAAGCCCACTATCTGGCAGGTGGAAATGTGCCGCTCGTGATTCGGGCGCTGATTGCTGCCAATAAAGCAAAGACGATTAAATTGACGTTTTTAGAGGCGACGGCGATCGACCTTGCCGGGCGAAACGTGCTGGAGGCTGTTCAGACCAGTGTCTATCCAAAAGTGATCGACTGCCCCGCCAAAGGTTCGGCTCGGCCGACGTTGGACGCGGTCGCAAAAGATGGTATTCAGTTGAAAGTCCGAGCCCGTGTAACGGTTCGAGCGAACCTGCAGCGACTAATCGGTGGAGCGACCGAAGAGACGATTATCGCCCGCGTTGGTGAGGGAATAGTCAGTGCGATTGGCTCGGCCGGGGGACACGACAACGTGTTGGAAAACCCCGATATGATTTCGAAGGCCGTACTGGGGCGACGGTTAGATGCTCAAACGGCTTTTGAAATTGTCTCGATCGACATTGCCGATATCGATGTGGGTGACAACATCGGCGCCCGTCTCCAAGCGGATCAGGCCGAGGCCGACACACGCGTGGCACGTGCTCGAGCGGAAGGACGTCGTGCGATGGCGGCAGCAGCCGAGCAAGAGCAAATTGCTGGCATTGAAGAGAGTCGCGCCAAACTAGTCGAAGCCGAAGCCGAAGTGCCTGTCGCGATGGCAGAGTCATTTCGAAGCGGCCGCCTCGGGATCTTGGACTACTACAAGCTGAGGAATGTACAGGCCGATACCGAAATGAGAAGCTCCATCGCGGGCGCGGGAAGCATGCAACGTCCAAGCGGCAATACGAACTAA
- a CDS encoding NfeD family protein, protein MGGVVEITDLFWPLILLVVALGLLCLELFVPSGGLLSIISGLLFLGAIITSFVTAGSFWGGVFTCTTVSLLPIVLVLIVRWWPKTSIGKRVLIKPKPADELVPAEVQALRELIGQRGKAVTPMLPSGAIRLSGQTIDAVSEGMVIDVGTEVDVVAAKGNHLVVRPATTSAKTASEQQLDVILPDPFEDPLP, encoded by the coding sequence ATGGGAGGAGTTGTGGAAATAACAGATTTGTTTTGGCCACTGATCCTGCTGGTCGTCGCACTGGGTCTGCTCTGTCTGGAACTGTTTGTCCCGTCAGGTGGACTGCTCTCGATCATCTCCGGCTTGCTTTTTTTGGGGGCGATTATCACTTCTTTCGTCACCGCTGGATCCTTTTGGGGCGGAGTCTTCACTTGCACGACCGTCAGTCTGTTACCAATCGTGTTGGTCTTGATTGTGCGATGGTGGCCGAAAACATCGATTGGTAAGCGGGTCTTAATCAAGCCAAAGCCAGCTGACGAATTGGTGCCAGCTGAGGTTCAAGCTCTGCGAGAATTGATCGGCCAGCGTGGCAAGGCGGTGACTCCGATGTTACCGAGCGGAGCGATCCGATTGTCGGGACAGACGATCGATGCCGTCAGCGAGGGGATGGTGATCGATGTCGGAACGGAAGTGGATGTGGTTGCTGCCAAAGGTAACCATCTCGTTGTCCGCCCGGCCACAACCTCCGCGAAAACAGCTTCCGAGCAACAACTGGATGTCATTCTCCCCGATCCATTCGAGGATCCTTTACCTTGA
- a CDS encoding NfeD family protein yields the protein MTRHDLRKPLIGFTFNAVPFAALAIGLGLQLIPATPIVAQEQPVTARRIRVPLPLKDSSDRVIKQMVQRVLAEQPAGGERPVIVFDFWVPENSDGSGTEFERALSLARFLTGPELERVRTIAFIPKSATGHAVLAALACEEIIMSEDAVLGEAGAGEVTIGPTMRGGYAEIARSRRTVPEAIALGMLDPDLTISRVTTSNGELYAWPEELQRLKRERNDIQEINTFIPAGQMGRFRGDKLRELGIVSYLADDVPELAAALRIPADQFAFDPSMGKGWEAIQVEVNGPVNSMTVDRIVKIIQRELDTRQVNFVCVRINSPGGSPNESVRLAGFLADLEASQLRTVAYIPREARSDAMIIALACDQIVVEAEAILGGDGAVAIRGQEIADLKEPIQRIAERESHTWSLVLAMIDPELEVFRYRRAGSNQTIYLSPEEFREKYGAEGAGSPLEQAEVAPAEESEVGDWIRGEPITTAGKVLELDGKRAEQFGLARFVVNDFNEFAQLYQLEESPEIVEPNWAFDVVDALASPELGGILLFIGAFALMAEISSPGLGLGGFLSILCFMLYFWANYLNGTAEILEVMLFLAGISFVIIEIFVIPGFGVFGLGGGFLVISSLVLASQTFVLPSNSYQYNRFSSSLMMVAMAVFGLIVSGFVLSKYLHRAPILSRMMLLPPDQEARVELARRESLVDYNHLMDEVGLTRTQLTPSGKAVFGSEVMDVISDGQVIQKGEPIRVIEVSGSRIVVEPVELNGSN from the coding sequence ATGACACGACACGATTTGAGAAAGCCATTGATCGGTTTCACCTTCAACGCGGTTCCATTCGCGGCACTTGCGATCGGCCTTGGTTTACAGCTGATACCGGCTACCCCCATCGTGGCACAGGAGCAACCGGTGACGGCTCGACGGATCCGGGTGCCATTGCCGTTGAAAGACTCGTCGGACCGGGTCATCAAGCAGATGGTTCAGCGGGTACTCGCGGAGCAGCCGGCGGGCGGTGAGCGGCCGGTGATTGTCTTTGACTTCTGGGTGCCAGAAAACAGTGATGGAAGTGGTACCGAGTTCGAGCGAGCTCTCTCTTTGGCTCGATTCTTAACGGGTCCTGAGCTAGAGCGTGTGCGAACGATCGCCTTCATTCCCAAGTCGGCGACCGGCCATGCGGTGTTGGCTGCACTTGCTTGTGAAGAAATCATCATGAGCGAGGATGCGGTGCTTGGAGAGGCGGGTGCCGGCGAGGTGACGATCGGGCCTACGATGCGGGGTGGCTACGCTGAAATTGCTCGTAGTCGGCGGACGGTTCCCGAGGCAATCGCGCTGGGCATGCTTGACCCCGACTTGACGATCTCACGCGTGACGACAAGCAACGGTGAGTTGTATGCGTGGCCGGAGGAGCTTCAGCGGCTGAAGCGTGAGCGCAACGACATCCAAGAAATCAATACCTTCATTCCGGCCGGCCAGATGGGGCGATTCCGCGGTGACAAACTTCGCGAACTGGGAATTGTGAGTTATCTTGCGGACGATGTTCCGGAGCTCGCGGCTGCCTTGCGAATCCCAGCGGATCAATTCGCCTTTGACCCTTCCATGGGAAAAGGTTGGGAAGCGATCCAGGTCGAGGTCAACGGGCCAGTCAACAGCATGACCGTGGATCGCATTGTGAAAATTATTCAGCGCGAACTGGATACGCGGCAAGTCAACTTTGTTTGCGTGCGCATCAACAGTCCGGGCGGATCACCCAACGAAAGCGTGAGGCTCGCTGGATTTCTTGCGGACCTTGAGGCGTCTCAACTGCGGACTGTGGCTTACATCCCGCGGGAAGCTCGGTCGGATGCGATGATTATCGCGTTGGCATGTGATCAAATTGTGGTGGAGGCGGAGGCCATTCTCGGTGGCGACGGGGCGGTGGCAATACGGGGTCAGGAAATTGCCGATCTGAAGGAACCCATTCAACGCATTGCAGAGCGAGAGTCACACACTTGGTCGCTTGTTTTGGCAATGATCGATCCTGAGTTGGAAGTCTTTCGTTACAGGCGAGCGGGTTCGAATCAAACGATTTATTTGTCGCCGGAAGAGTTCCGAGAAAAGTATGGAGCGGAGGGGGCGGGATCACCGCTTGAGCAAGCTGAAGTCGCTCCGGCCGAAGAGTCAGAAGTGGGAGACTGGATTCGCGGTGAGCCCATCACGACGGCGGGAAAGGTTTTGGAATTGGACGGTAAGCGAGCTGAACAGTTCGGATTGGCTCGATTCGTCGTCAACGACTTCAATGAGTTTGCCCAGCTTTATCAGCTCGAAGAGTCACCTGAAATTGTGGAGCCGAACTGGGCGTTCGATGTGGTTGATGCCTTGGCGTCTCCCGAACTCGGAGGCATTCTTTTGTTCATCGGGGCCTTTGCTTTGATGGCAGAGATTTCCTCACCCGGCCTTGGTTTAGGCGGCTTTCTTTCGATTCTCTGTTTCATGCTCTATTTCTGGGCAAACTACTTGAATGGTACGGCCGAGATTCTCGAGGTGATGTTATTCTTGGCAGGTATCAGCTTCGTGATCATCGAAATTTTTGTGATCCCAGGCTTCGGCGTCTTTGGTCTCGGCGGTGGTTTTTTGGTCATCTCCTCGCTCGTTTTGGCTTCTCAAACTTTTGTTCTGCCTAGCAACAGCTACCAGTACAATCGGTTTTCGAGTTCCCTAATGATGGTCGCCATGGCAGTTTTTGGACTGATTGTCTCTGGATTTGTGCTGAGCAAATATCTGCATCGTGCACCGATCTTGAGCAGAATGATGCTCTTGCCACCTGACCAGGAGGCTCGCGTAGAACTCGCTCGTCGTGAGTCACTTGTCGACTACAATCATCTGATGGATGAGGTTGGATTGACACGAACTCAATTGACTCCCTCGGGAAAGGCCGTCTTCGGATCAGAAGTGATGGATGTGATTAGCGACGGCCAGGTGATTCAGAAAGGCGAGCCCATTCGTGTGATTGAGGTCAGTGGCAGCCGCATTGTCGTCGAGCCAGTCGAGCTAAACGGTTCGAACTGA
- a CDS encoding TIGR03009 domain-containing protein, with translation MGYRYLPLFVSVLTLFSGTNGLAQSNAPGARQARARQAGARQAGVGTTNQRQTASPAASRSPQSSGQYNRSPQLRSAAVDSQSAAAPSSRTSSTQVPNRRASGPPAEFQLTPADQQRLDMILNYWEKKTDGIKTFQCKFTRENWDFVFGPKDAPRSIDRGTIRFAKPDKGLMRVDEVYSFDPEATDKKNRFKKQETQFGEYWVCDGKAIFQFDSRTKVLTETQLPPEMRGKAIAEGPLPFLFGAKASTMKQRYWIRELRPPAEVKDKFWLEAVPKRADDAANFAKIQVILAKPKSNGSQLLPENIKVFNKQGYLMYRFSDHHPNNATHRVAGFFRSFVSPKTPRGWTKVIEKWNDPQIANQPPTNAPSATEPRLGTKLNSTPR, from the coding sequence ATGGGGTATCGATACCTACCGCTTTTCGTCAGCGTGTTGACGCTCTTTAGCGGAACAAATGGACTGGCTCAATCGAATGCACCGGGAGCTAGGCAAGCCAGAGCTAGGCAAGCCGGAGCTAGGCAAGCCGGAGTTGGCACGACAAATCAACGTCAGACCGCTTCGCCGGCGGCCTCCCGTTCTCCTCAAAGTTCTGGTCAATACAACCGATCGCCCCAACTGAGATCAGCCGCTGTGGATTCGCAGTCGGCTGCTGCGCCATCATCGAGGACGAGTAGTACACAGGTTCCGAATCGTCGAGCCAGTGGTCCTCCGGCCGAATTCCAATTGACGCCGGCCGACCAGCAACGGTTGGATATGATTCTGAACTATTGGGAAAAAAAGACCGACGGTATCAAAACCTTTCAGTGTAAATTCACCCGAGAGAATTGGGATTTTGTATTCGGCCCCAAGGATGCCCCTCGCTCAATCGATCGGGGAACCATTCGCTTCGCAAAACCGGACAAGGGACTGATGCGAGTTGACGAAGTTTACAGTTTCGATCCCGAGGCCACCGACAAGAAGAATCGATTTAAGAAACAAGAAACTCAGTTCGGTGAGTATTGGGTTTGCGATGGTAAGGCAATCTTTCAATTTGATTCCAGGACCAAAGTGTTAACCGAAACGCAGTTACCGCCAGAGATGCGGGGCAAGGCGATCGCCGAAGGGCCGTTACCATTTCTGTTTGGCGCAAAAGCTTCAACGATGAAGCAGCGGTACTGGATTCGGGAGTTGCGTCCACCCGCTGAAGTCAAAGACAAGTTTTGGTTGGAAGCGGTCCCCAAGCGAGCGGATGACGCCGCGAATTTTGCCAAAATTCAGGTGATCTTGGCCAAGCCAAAATCGAATGGGAGTCAACTCCTGCCTGAAAACATCAAAGTCTTTAACAAACAAGGATATTTGATGTATCGTTTCAGCGATCACCATCCTAATAATGCGACGCATCGAGTGGCCGGGTTCTTTCGTTCCTTTGTGAGTCCGAAAACTCCTCGAGGTTGGACGAAAGTGATCGAAAAATGGAACGATCCGCAAATCGCTAATCAGCCGCCAACCAACGCCCCGTCGGCCACGGAACCTCGTTTGGGAACGAAACTCAATTCGACGCCTCGTTAG